The DNA window gatttatctttttatttttttcatttaatcccACCTAAATTAGGAGGATTTatgtttttagtttttcatttaaTCTCACCGAATCAATTTacatttgaattgaattgaatgaattatatttaaaaaatgttacCTGAATTATTTCTTAAATGAGTTTCCATTTTTCCAATGGTTTCTCTTTCAAGCTCTCAATTTTGAATCGTAAGTGGGGGATAGCTCTTTTCCAGTTGAATTTTCTCAGTGAAATTCAAAGGCATTAATAGAAGAATGAATGGCCAAAACAAAACATGCTATAGATTATTTTGCTTATAGATAAACCCACATACGGAACAAAAATGAATATTCTGCCTTCTGAAATCCAATATGTTTCAGGTTTGAGAGATTGATCCAGAAATAGAATACTATATGGATATGTTAAATACAATGGTTTTTAGAACAAACCTGTATGTAAAGCTCACTATCCTAAAAATGTGGCTGTACAATTGAAAAGATCTCCGCCTACCAAACAATGGTGTTTCAATTAGACAAGTATCTGGGATTTAGCAGCGCCCCGAGAACAGTTCTTCCGGCCGCTTTTGTTAAGTGCGCAAACGCAGATATCGAGAAGCTCGTAGTCTTCCTCCCAGTATAACAAGGAAGCCATCTGCGGATTCTCCACCATCATTTTGGACGTCAAGAAACCGGCGATTGTCCATGTTTGATAAAGACGAGATTGTTTCCCAATGAACTTCCCCCTACGGGTGTCGTAATATTCAGGCCATCGGTCGATTGAGAGCCTCTTCTCGGCCAAAGAAACTGCTTTTTGGGCTAGTTCTAATCTTCCCATCTTGATGCATGCCAAAGTAAACTAAGGGTAATATAAGATTTCGGGTGAGTATAAAACTCCATGAAACAAATCAAAGTCGCAAGCAAAACCGGATATAAAGTTATGTAGAACGAACGACGTTTACCTGCCAAAGAAGTGTTGGCCAAGATCCGCCGTTATGATAGGACCATGGCCTGCACAATTCATTAAGCACACTAGTCTTAGAAGATTATACTACGCggaaatacatgtatatatatgtgtgtgtgtatagAGAGAGAGTTTTCATGATAAGGGCAAGGTACTTGCGTATTTTTCGGGTCACTGCCGGTAATTATGCGCCACTCCTCATTCTCCAAGGCAGGGTAGCATATCTTGAAAGGCATGTGTCCTGCAATATCATCCCATTTGGCTTCGATTAAGTTCAATATAGCTTCGTTCTGTTTCGGAGTGCCCAGCGATGAGACAATGGACCAGAGGTTCCCGAGTGTGAAGAACCTAAAATCCATGTGAGCTGGCTGTAGATTGCCAAGTAGATAACCACCTTTTTCAGGTATCCAATCCATAAGCCATGAAGGAATTTGCTCAGGGTAAATATTGAACTTGTTAGTAGCATCCATGGAATACTCTTCGGTTTTGTAACGATAAATCTCGTTGACCTTTTTCATGTCAACCCAACAGTATTCTCTGACGTGGAACGATAGTGCACTCAGTCTATTGTTGATGGCACTCACCAAATTCTTGGAACTTCCAGTTGCTGTAAGAATCTCACGAGAGCAACGTAGAGCAGAACAAAACAATGCCTGtagatcaaacatgttcaaattaTGGTCTAAAAACTAACATAGTATCCTACTTTGAGATGAAGCAACCTAACTTCAAAGAAACGAACTCACTTGGATCTCGAGGGGATGACCATGGATACCCATCCTTCGGTCTATCATGCAGGATCCATCGGTGACTAACAGAGAAGGAAACATATCGAATCCATCGGCTAAACACAAGTTGAGGATCAGTCTTATTCCTGTTTGAACATCCACCCTCTCTTGCAATGAATAGTCACCGGTGATCTTCCCATATGCCCTCAACAATATAATCCACCACAATCCTATCAACAAAGCCATTTCAATAAATTCACTTTTACTCGACGTTCCCACCGAGACGGAACTTCGAGAAAGAAcggaaaaaagaaaaactttagGAAGTACAACAGAATCATTACTAAAGCTGAACAGATCTATGCAGTAATAAGTCTATGAAGAAGCAATATACCAACCAGAGTCTACCGGTGCAACACGACCGATAGCTGATTCACCAAAATCCGGGTCTAGTACTTCCTCAAACTTATTGTCCTCAAGAGGTACGGTTCTAACCTTAAAACTTGCCGGCATCAAACCCTGTCCTGGACTATAACAATCCACAGTTTTCTCCCAactctaaattaaaaaaacagcAACAAAAAAAGTTGTTAAAGTTTGAAACGTATACTTTTTTCAAGTCTGACCAGCAATATGGTTAACCAACATAGTACACAGCAAAACACATCCACCTCTGGATCATGTCTGGGTGTGTCTAATCTCCCATATAAAAAAGGAATACACAAGGTTAAAATATCATGAGGCCCTATACTAGgtgtcaaattgcattttgccccatttacttaaaaaatgagcaaattagttattgtacattagatcaaagagcaaactagtccttttgttaaaaatttcgttcatgtctactattaaaaactaacaTGACCGATAGAATAACCAAACAATGAGATAAGGTATGCCGCATGTACCTCATGCTAACATATAAGAACCAATTTTTATcagtaaaaatggataaaattttcaacgaataaccaatttgctctttgatataatgtatagggactaatttacccCTTTTTTTAATAGAGGCGGCAAAATACAATTCAACTACTAAGgattccatggtacttttaccaataCACAACCATTGTAATGGTTAATATGTGCACAGGGGTGTAGCTAGGAGGGGCTAGCAGGGGACTCGgtcccctaaaatggaaaaattttcatttagactttttaaaatttttaaaattttaaattagtaaattgcaTTTGTTTCACTCTTATTAATGGCAAAAGAAGCATCAACCAAGCAGTGCAGAAAAGAACATAAACATTTTCCAGCTATATAtccaaaaatattaagaaaagaAACAGGCCTTCTGTTGTTGCTTAATGAACAATTAGAAAAAACCATAGAAAATGAAATACCCTAAGATAAATTTTCCCATCCTTAAGTTTGTCATAACATTATCCACCATACCAAAATGATTATCAATGAATATAaacgtatatgtatatgtatatgcatacCTGCAACTGCAAGGTATGTAGGAGAAAATTCTCGACAATCTCTCCTTCACCTCTAAGCAAGAAAGCCAAAGCAGAAGGCACAAAATCACGAATGAAAACCTGGTCATAATTCAAAGGCTGCTTATCGCCAGGATTATTGGCAGCCACTGTACCAACAGGGGATCCACAATACGTCACAACAGCATCCTTCAACAACCTCCATGCCTCCTTTTCAACCTCGCTCTTAGCTGAAACCCCATTTTTCTTCACATTGTTTTCACCTTCAGCGACAGCAACATTTCCTCCTACAACAAGTGGCGTCACATGGATGTCGTTCCCCCGGGTTGAGAGACCCCTCACCGTCGAAGCTACCCTGGCTTCAGTGGAGACATCGTAAGGCCCTGAAACCGCCCTGGATTGAACAAAACTGGAACTTGGTAAGCAACGCAATTTCTGGGTATCGTTGACAATGCGTTGAAAGCATAAGAATCGAAAAGGGTAAGCGTGGTGGGATTGAGTGACTTGATTGAAATTCAACAGAAAATCTTTCTTTTTGCAGCAAAGCTTTCGTTCAAAAACAGAAGGATTGAAAGAACGTGCAAAGCCCAAAAACGAAGCGTTTCTAAGGCTGAGGACCCTGGAAGGGACCTTCATGGTGGATTTACGGAAGAAATGAATGGCGTTCATAGACAACAATGGGAAGTAGAAAGATATGGCGATGGAGAAGTGTAAAGCATGGATATTTGAAATATAACAGAACAGAGCTGCCTCTACATATTTAGTAGGGGGCTTTACttattgctattttattttatttctcccaAAATTAGAAATTGTCTTGAAATAACTACTTTGTTTTTTGTGGATAACTTTCAACAAAATCTATCACATGGTATTACAACACAATTTCAAGACAATGctcaataataaaaaattttaatgtcaGTTCAGCAATTTTAGGACGAGATTATTAATACggtattaaactattaaaaatgaataatatttcTATAAagggaaaggattgtatgaatcAATAACGACACCTCATCTGTacccttttttaataatttaatgccACGTCAAGATTTTCATCTTGAATTTTAAGATTTTcatcttgaaaaaaaaatcaaatccaaatgaaaatcctgaaattcaaaatgaatatactGTTGTAGCATTATTAATTATGTCAttgtttcatacaatcatttcccTTTCAAAAGATGCCTTTTGTAATTGatgtattattaaaaaattaaataaggtcaagttgtaaataaaattaatatttattgtttaaaaacttgtaatttattatataacaaagttaacatttttaaagtttttacagttttctaaatgaaatcttttatttagaattgaattttaattaaaaagactaatgttttatacaataaatattaattctgttaaaatttaaacttatttgattctttttaataatatatgaactaaatttatagactaatttaatttaaaccatATAATAAAAGATTACTTTAACCTTCTATTAATCATACATTTCAAATTATGCTAATTGCTTGTTCTATTACAAGTCATCTTATTTCTACGCAATAAGCATACATAAAAACTTTGTTAATGAAATTAACACTATAATttgaatcaaatattaaaattttaatattcagaaaatataaatattgtagATTAATtcttagctcgattggtatgtgggtttgagtgtgctgaatcgcattatccttctatttatggatTAAGGAGGGACTACGAGTAATTctaaacattgtataaaaaataacaaatataatcagaacttataatatgattatttaaatatatgtactaaatatgattaaattgaaaaatataaacataGGCTAAATACAGATAGATCGCATCAGATCAATTGTAGGACTAAAAACTAACGAGGCACTAGTCCAAAAAGAGGCAAAAGGCCATTTGACTTGCGAAACAGTATGAAccagttaaattaatttttttaattttttaataaaattttcaagtttttaatactttatttaatatataaatcgAATAAAAAACCAATAATTTGTCCGCTTTAACCACCAGCTTAATTCCCAAAACATTATCCACAACTTATATAATGAGAGAGGATCTAAATAAAGTTTCTAAATTAGACTAAAATTGACTAAGGGTCTGATTCactaaaaatgatttttggaaaatgtcttatcAAATAAGTattctttatttaaaaatatgacatcaacaaaattgacaaaaaaaaaatttaacaatgtgaacaattagacttgattttcaaatctaaaaagtagagggactaaattcttaaaaataaaagtacaaatacttatgacatattttaacctttatactaca is part of the Gossypium hirsutum isolate 1008001.06 chromosome D11, Gossypium_hirsutum_v2.1, whole genome shotgun sequence genome and encodes:
- the LOC107927205 gene encoding alkaline/neutral invertase A, mitochondrial, which produces MNAIHFFRKSTMKVPSRVLSLRNASFLGFARSFNPSVFERKLCCKKKDFLLNFNQVTQSHHAYPFRFLCFQRIVNDTQKLRCLPSSSFVQSRAVSGPYDVSTEARVASTVRGLSTRGNDIHVTPLVVGGNVAVAEGENNVKKNGVSAKSEVEKEAWRLLKDAVVTYCGSPVGTVAANNPGDKQPLNYDQVFIRDFVPSALAFLLRGEGEIVENFLLHTLQLQSWEKTVDCYSPGQGLMPASFKVRTVPLEDNKFEEVLDPDFGESAIGRVAPVDSGLWWIILLRAYGKITGDYSLQERVDVQTGIRLILNLCLADGFDMFPSLLVTDGSCMIDRRMGIHGHPLEIQALFCSALRCSREILTATGSSKNLVSAINNRLSALSFHVREYCWVDMKKVNEIYRYKTEEYSMDATNKFNIYPEQIPSWLMDWIPEKGGYLLGNLQPAHMDFRFFTLGNLWSIVSSLGTPKQNEAILNLIEAKWDDIAGHMPFKICYPALENEEWRIITGSDPKNTPWSYHNGGSWPTLLWQFTLACIKMGRLELAQKAVSLAEKRLSIDRWPEYYDTRRGKFIGKQSRLYQTWTIAGFLTSKMMVENPQMASLLYWEEDYELLDICVCALNKSGRKNCSRGAAKSQILV